The following is a genomic window from Candidatus Omnitrophota bacterium.
AAACAGGTAGAGATCTCTCTCCCCCAATCGTAGGAAAAGCCCATTCTCTTTAATTCCTCACGCATCCAGTCAATGCATTTGTAAGTCCATTCTGCAGGGTCAGCTTTATGTTTTATTGCTGCATTCTCCGCAGGTTGCCCAAAAGCATCAAAGCCCATGGGGTGCAAAACATTGTATCCCTGCATTGTCTTGAAACGGGCTATCACATCTCCGATGGTGTAATTGCGCACATGCCCCATATGAATCTTACCGGAAGGATAGGGAAACATCTCCAAGCAGTAATATTTAGGAAGGGATTTGTTGGAAACGACACTAAATATTTTATGTTCTTCCCAATATCTTTGCCACTTTGCTTCGATATTATTAAAAGAATAGCCTTCTGACATAATAGAAAACAGACACTTTCTAAAAACTAAGGTTTAAAAAAGAAAGAATTTTCTTAAATTATAACAGATTAAAGGCAGGAATAAAAGTTTAAAAATTAAGCCAATTTACCCTTAAGATGATCAATATATTTCACCAGGAGTTTCTTTTTCTCTGAAGGAACTTCCTCAAAACTTACCCCCAACTCGTAAAAATTTTTTCCCAAACTGTTCTGCCAAACCACCCGTCCATTAAGCGTAAGGGTCGGTTCATTTGCAGATAGTTCAATAAAGAGCGGTGTGGCTTTAGGAAGATTTTCTTTGGAGAGAAATCTTATGCCCTTCTCACTGATATCATTAAAAAAAGCATGAAAACGCGCTACATTATCTTTTTTACAATATTTCATCACATAATTAACTCTTAAACGGGGCGATTCTCTCTTTTCTTCAAACCTATTCTCCATTTTGCCTCCTTTTTTAACAACTTTTTAAAAATATTCGGAAATAAAAGAAATAAAAAACACTCTTTTTTATTACCTTAAAAAATATAGCATATATTTCTCTCTTTGTCAAGGGGTTGTGTGTTTTTTCTTAGCAGTTAGACTCAGAACAGTTTCTAAATTTCTTAAATCATCAAGCTCGGATTTTTTAGGAGTCTCCATAATAAAAGATAGTTTGCCGAGAAGAGGATGATTTAGAATTGCCTTGAAACCTTCTCTGCCAATACTACCTTTTCCAATATGCTCGTGACGGTCAACACGAGCACCAAAGTCTACTTTGGTATCATTTAGATGAATAAGCTTAAGCTTTTTCAATAAACCTAAACTATCCAATTCACTAAAAGTCTTGTTCAAACCTTCTGGGGTGTTTATGCTATATCCTGCAGAGAATACATGAGCAGTATCTAAACATAAACCAATTAGCTCCTTTTTTTCAATTTTATCTCTGATTTCTTTAATTTGCAAAAAATTATATCCAATACTATTTCCTTGCCCCGCAGTATTCTCCAAAAGTATCTCAATTTTTGTCTTTGCTTCGTTTAAGGAAATGTTTATTCCTTCTACAAAACGCCTTTCACCAAAATTTTCACCTTTCCCTTTATGGCTACCTAAATGGGTAATTAAATAATCTGCATCAATAAGCTCACTAAATTGCAAATCTTCCATAAAAAACTTTATAGATTTTCTCCAGACAATTTTCTCGGGTGAAGCGAGATTAATAAGATAAGGAACATGCACAAAAAGAGGATAAATACCTGCTTTTTTTCTTTTTTTCTTAAACTCCTCTATTTCAACCGGTTTAACCTTGTTCAACTGCCAACCGCGGGG
Proteins encoded in this region:
- a CDS encoding PilZ domain-containing protein, producing the protein MENRFEEKRESPRLRVNYVMKYCKKDNVARFHAFFNDISEKGIRFLSKENLPKATPLFIELSANEPTLTLNGRVVWQNSLGKNFYELGVSFEEVPSEKKKLLVKYIDHLKGKLA
- a CDS encoding deoxyribonuclease IV is translated as MRLGFHVSISGKLSESIERAKRLNCQTMQIFSRNPRGWQLNKVKPVEIEEFKKKRKKAGIYPLFVHVPYLINLASPEKIVWRKSIKFFMEDLQFSELIDADYLITHLGSHKGKGENFGERRFVEGINISLNEAKTKIEILLENTAGQGNSIGYNFLQIKEIRDKIEKKELIGLCLDTAHVFSAGYSINTPEGLNKTFSELDSLGLLKKLKLIHLNDTKVDFGARVDRHEHIGKGSIGREGFKAILNHPLLGKLSFIMETPKKSELDDLRNLETVLSLTAKKKHTTP